The segment TGTGCAACCAGAACATTCACATCATTATTTCAAGaaattgtaattatttatttacttgtgTTGTCTTTCTAAGTTTTTAAGGGTTCGCTATGGAATGAAGCAGAAAATTATTAACTGGCATTAACCCTTGCCCAATATTATTATGAGCGTGGAACCTCGATCTCCAGTGGAGAGGGATATCATAGAAATGTCTCTAGAGAGCGTCAAGAAGGGAGGCAACCAGCACATAGTCAGGAAGGATGACGATGATGAAAAACTTGGCCTGCTCAATATTAGAGCATTCTTCTTTCTGATCCTGTGGTATATCTTTAGTGCCTTCACACTGTTTCTCAACAAGTATATTTTGACAACACTCAAAGGAGACCCTGCTGTCTTAGgtacattttttaatgtagtGGTACagagaaaaaatgataaaactttTTGTATGCAAGTTTTATATGATTTGACCTTGTTATTTGAAAccattcaaaattatatattgtcCGTTTTGATTCCTGGTTGCTTcctatatgattttttatttgcttggAGACTTGATAACTAACTTTAACTTTTTTGTTATCCATTTACCAGGAGCAATGCAGATGGTGATGACTACGATATGCGGATTCATACAGTTATACATACCGATGGGTTTCTATAAGCCTGTCAAACGAGATGGAAAGCCCCCAAATTTTTGGAGAAATATGATTTTAGTAGGCTCAATGAGGTACGATTATATGTTGCTATATATGGAATGCATTATGTGTGGTTAGCTTCACAAAGTGGGACTTTGACTGAAAGCATTGtggatcaaagttttaaaaagatttagatGATCTGCACATTAATCAAGTCAAATTTTGCAAGTCTATccagtaatttgaaaactgtaaTTGGAGCGATATTGATTATCTCAatttgttaaatacttgtaaaacATGTACCATTAATGAATCCAAAAGTCACCGGTGTTGTAAATTAAAACTGATTTGccaaacattttacaatttttgtatgATGGTAGATTGTCCACTGTTTTGTAGATTCTCCACTGTGGTGCTTGGTCTAGTTGCTCTGAAGTATGTAGCTGTGTCCTTCACAGAGACTGTCAAGAGTTCTGCCCCTTTGTTCACTGTTTTCATCTCCCAAGTGCTGATTGGGGAGTACACAGGTTTCTACACTTTCTTGTCACTCATTCCAATCATGGGAGGACTGGCTCTTTGTTCAGCGTATGAACTGAGTTTTAACATACAGGGATTCATTGCAGCTCTTGCCACTAATTTAACAGAATGGTAAGCTCTGAAATTCTTCTTTTCTTCtctcttttaaatgaaatgattgTATGTGATGAAGCTATGTTCTCCTAATTATCCATGTCGATATGTGAACAAAATGTCTGAACCTCTGATACAATCATGTATGTGAAATTTTGTTCTAATTACAATGTATTGTCTTAATATCTCGAACAGATCATTAAATTCTCCATTTTAAATCGTTCTTACATTAATTTCACTTCAGTATGCAGAATGTGTACTCCAAGATATTGATTAGTGGAGACAAGTTTAAGTACACGTAAGTATAtcaaacttataaaaaaaacaaaaacaaagataGATTTATTCATTGCTTAACAgcatattaattatattttgaagtCTCAGTGTGTAATGTTTAAACTTATTTGAAGTATAATGACTACAGCATTATATTGTCTCATTTGACTACAACTAAACAATAACTTCATGTTTACAGACCTGCAGAGCTTCAGTTCTACACAAGCATATCATCAGTGTTGGTGCAGATTCCTGCCTGTTTCTTTTTAATAGACTTTGAAAAAGCTGAGGCATCTATGAGTGGAATGATGATCTTATCTCTTGTATCCAATGgagttttctttcattttcaaagtatatcAGCATATGTCTTAATGGGATATATTTCACCAGTCACTCATAGGTAAGACAATACAAGATATCGGCAACATAAACAGCCAACACTAAACTAAGCTGAATTaacagattttttaattgaaataatacTGAGAATTGtacaacaatgaaaaaaatgtaccgtatggttttaatttatacaaataaaaatagattGAACCGGGGTCAAGTTGAGCGTATTGTTTGTACGTTGTAGGTCATAAATTTCAATAGAAGGAAATGAAAGCcaagttattttaaatatgaatgtCATATTTCATGTCCTCTAGATCAGTATAGATATCATATAAATGTTTTGCAGTGTGGCTAACACAGTCAAGCGGGCCTTTCTGATCTGGATCTCTGTGATATTATTCGGCAATCCGGTGACATTCCTTAGTGGACTCGGAACTATCATAGTAACGGTCGGTGTTCTCTTGTACACTAAGGCCAAAGAATACGACCATAATCGACGAGAACTTCGCGACCATTACCCACGGGACTCAGATCCAACTCATAAAGAAGTCTAGGGCAAAGACAGAAATGTTTTAGTGTTGTTAATATTGATTGTTAGTTATTTTCATATAGACATATACTGTGTTGTTCAAAACAACAATTTCATACCTTGATAAAGTTAAGGGGATTTGAtctattttgttgatttaatcATGTTAAGAGAATGAAAAGTGATATAAATTTTCTATCTGTTATAAGTGCTTGTCATACCATTGCTTTTTGTGAGTTAAGTGTGAAATGCTTTATTTATGTGAAAGTTTTGCTTGTTGCAAAAATTTACTCTTTGGGAAATTGTAACATAGGTACATTCCACAGAATCATTAATGACCATGACAagtgaaagaaaaggaaatggGTACAGATTTTCTTTActcaattaaattattcaaaaaaattgcctctgatttttaaaataaggagAAAAAAGACCAAGTTTCCCATTGTTTGAGAATGGAAATTATCAATGTCTTTATATGCAATCaaacatatttattattatataattattcgACTGATGTAAAGGGTGGTCAAGTATTTGCTAAATGCTTGCAAAGTTTGAGCAGTATTGGTATTAATTATGAGTGAAATCCGTTTGATTTGCTAATCAATTATTGTGTTACGTTTACTGCCAATGTTGTTTGtatacattatgtacatgtatttgcttcCCTTGGCTCAACTGTATATAACATaccatatttatttatacattgtatatgtcaacagtacaataaacaaaatatacatacacCTTAAATTAAATAACATTAGCAAGTTTCAGTTTGGTGTTTGTAAGTTAATGGATAATTTTCCTCCCTGAAATGATCTTCCAGTCTGTGATTTTCTTGAATGGGTCAAATATATTCCATGTATTTGTAGTATGCACTGTCTCATTTTAAAGTTCAATGTTTCTTTCAACATTggtatgttttatatattaatttataaatatacctATGTCATCTTCCAGTTGTTGTGCAAACTTTtctattttatacaaaaaatgtgTTTCCGAACAGGGCTATTGAAATAGGAAAATTGTATTCCACAGTAATTTTACTTTATCCGATGTACAACATTTTATCTGTATTTATCAATTCATACTGTCAATACAGATGGAAAAAAAAGCCAAGATGAAGttaaaagcatattttttttctacatataaGGAAAAAAGTTTATGATACTATGAATCTAATCAATCCAACAAAATTGTGAgcatttatttctattctaaatgAAATCAGTCATAACCACCTACAGATTTGTAACCAATATTGTAAGGAGAATTTcaggtaaatatttcaaatgtttttgacaattttacttGACATGGCATTTAGATTAAGAAAATTAATCTACTTGAGGGATTGTAAACTTAACATATGAGGAGCTTTCTATATGCTGTGATCTAGATGGGGGTTGCCAAAAAAGGCTATGAAATCCCTCCCCCTTTTATTGAGACAAATCTCCATAAGAAACTTGCTGGGAAAACGTTTGAATTCATATGACTgttcactctctctctctctctctctctctctctctctctctctctccctctctctctctatcacTGACATACTTTAGTAGTGATGGTAAATATACTCAGCTTCTATGGGCATTGTTTAAATTTGTAGAAATATAAGTGTTCTAGTCCATATTTCACTGCACTTGTCAAGGGTATTGTAAACACTTTAATTGAACTTAAAACACCTGCAGTTCTATATGCTTACTTATATATAAAGCCATATGCAGATTTGTCAAAGAATTATAAAGCTGAAAGgaataatgtataaaatatgttCTAGCACTTAAATGTAATGTAATCTTTCTGGCATGTtaaattaaggttttttttaagcatgttaAGAACACCTAATGGAGTGCCTTTGTCATGTTCTAAGAACCACTTCACTTTGATATTATGGTTTGATATATCAGTCAACATTTCTTGCAGTGGCCAATCATGTGGTTCTTACATTGTAATGAATCTTGGGTCCAATTTTATGTTCTACTTAGGAAAGATACTTACAAGTAATAAAATAGAAGATGAGAAAAACTACATTtgtctttattattttattagatAGAAACTTCATTCTCGtaatatttcacttaaaattGCTTCTTTTACTGGgacaaactttcattttattactagtatttcattTGATCTTGTGTAGTCttgtgtagtacatgtattcatggACGGTATAATCACCGATATCCAATAAGGGATCTTTATTCCTAATGACCAACATTCACCATAGTAACGACCATAACTATTACTGTAAACCGAAACACAATTTACTGGATATgagtattttaacatttgtattTGACTCTGACAATGTCCCCTTTCGGAGCCTCTCTGGACAGCTTGCACCCTATCCACAATACACCGTCTGAACCAAACGACACACAGAATGGGAAATGTATCCCGTCATCCTCAGTCAGAAGATAGCCAATGAAAGAGCCGTCTGCTGTCAAAATGTGGATCTTGTGATGCAACCAATCAGATGCTACGATTCTACCTTCCGAATCGCATGCGCAGCAGCTCAGATCGCAGGTTTCCTCAAACGTGCTATCTTGCTCTCCATAAACGAATTTCAAATCCCCCGTCGAGTCAAAGACCAAAAGTCTCCCCGAGTATTCTCCAGTCTCGTCGATGGCACATATATCGCCATTGATGTTCACCGTTACTTTAGCAGGGTACGTAAAGATTGC is part of the Magallana gigas chromosome 3, xbMagGiga1.1, whole genome shotgun sequence genome and harbors:
- the LOC105334465 gene encoding solute carrier family 35 member E2A — protein: MSVEPRSPVERDIIEMSLESVKKGGNQHIVRKDDDDEKLGLLNIRAFFFLILWYIFSAFTLFLNKYILTTLKGDPAVLGAMQMVMTTICGFIQLYIPMGFYKPVKRDGKPPNFWRNMILVGSMRFSTVVLGLVALKYVAVSFTETVKSSAPLFTVFISQVLIGEYTGFYTFLSLIPIMGGLALCSAYELSFNIQGFIAALATNLTECMQNVYSKILISGDKFKYTPAELQFYTSISSVLVQIPACFFLIDFEKAEASMSGMMILSLVSNGVFFHFQSISAYVLMGYISPVTHSVANTVKRAFLIWISVILFGNPVTFLSGLGTIIVTVGVLLYTKAKEYDHNRRELRDHYPRDSDPTHKEV